CTAATCAATGTGAACTAAAATTATATTTTACTTTGCGCAGGTTTGTCTGCCATAAGTTTCTTTTCGTTTGCAGTAGAGAGAAGCCGCCTATACAAATCCAAAATGAAAGGGTCATGCTCCATGAACACCTTCTTGTAAGCATTTACGTCCTCAACACTTATGGAGTTTTCTTTCCAAGACAAACCGTTTGAGCAGAGGTTTTGGAGAATCGGCTGGAGCTTGTCAAATGACTGGACAACTTTTGCTTCACTGGTTTTTGCCTCTTCAAATTCTCCGAAAAGCTGCCAGAGTTCTTCTTTCAGGTCTTCCGGGAGGCCTGAAAAGAGCTTTTCTGCAGAGCGCTCTTCCCTTTCCTTTTTGCCTTTCCTGCCTTCCGTGTCGAATGCAAAAATGTCTCCTGCGTAAATCTCTGCCAAATCATGTACAAGTGCCATTTTGAGCATTTTCAGGAGGTCCAACTCCTTTGGAAGGTTCTTCTCAAACAGGACTAGGAACATGGCAAGGTGCCAGGAATGCTCGGCATCGCTTTCTCGTCTTTTAAGGTCAGAGCAGTAGACCTTCCTCTCGACAAGCTTGCACTTTTCTATCTCCTGCAAAAAGGAGATTATCTTTCTGGTTCGCTCTTCCATAATACTTTCTGGAGTAAGGAGCTTAAGTTTATTTGCCGCATTGGCTAAAGCAGGGCTTTCTTTTGCCACTTCCCCGGGCCTTCGCCTTTCAGGATTTTATCGAGCATTTCAAGTTCTTCATAGATGCCTTCAATGAGGTCATAATCTTTTGCCTCTTCAAGCGTGACCCAGGCGTGCTTAGTAAGATCGCTGCAAAGCCGCACTTCTCCCGTGCAATAGTCAGCAAAAAAGCTTACAATGATTGTTGGGATGCCGTCTGGGCGGATATAGGCCATGCTTGTAAGGTAATTGAGGTTTTTGATTTTAAGCCCGACTTCTTCTAAAACTTCTCTCTCCACGAGTTTTTCGAAAATGTTGTACCAGTGCTCAGAGGTGTCTCTTGACCGATTCAGGTAGTCACTGGTTTCAAGTTTTCCGCCGGGAACCGTCCACTTTCCAGGGAACGCTTTTTCCGAAGGCGACCGTTTGGCAATGAGGAATTTTCCGTCCCGCACGACAATTGCGGTTGCCGAAATATAATGGGCTTTTTTGGGGTCGTACATAATCAATGTATAAGTGAAAAGTCGCCGTTGATTACCCTTGGCTTTACCGCCTCGATTTCTGTCTTGCAGCAGGGCATTTCGGGAATTGGGTTTAGGAGGAAAATTTTCTGGTTCAGGACATGCGCAAAGCCGATTTCCATGAGCGTGTTTCCGCCCACATAGTTTTTGATTCCGTTCTTGTCATAATTTAGCACGAGCACCGCATCGGCTCCCTGCATGACCCTCCAGAATTCCCTTATGGCGTCTAAGTTGTTCTTCTGGTGAATTTTGATTTCCTCGATTTCTTCGCCGCTTTTTCCAATCATCGAATTGTGGAGTTCTGTCAGGAATGGCTCGTGTCCCAGCTTTTCCAGCTCTTTTTTGGCTTCAAGCATTTTTTCAGTGAACTGCATCGAGCCAATAATTCCTATCCTCATAATGTCAGTTGGCTTGGAAAATATAGGGCTTCTTTTTCTGCCCGCTGGGTGGTTGCTGAGATATATAATGTGATATATAACTATCTTATGATTTGGGTACTATGATAGCAAATCAGGACCTTCAGATTTCCTGTGACATAAATGATAATTCATTTTGGAGCAATTATCCGGTTCTCGAAACTTTTCTTTCTGCAACAAGGCAGTTTGTCCGAAGGGAGGACGGGACGGTGAAGATTTGGGCCGCAAGCAGGGACTGGTTCATGGAGGAATGGGGCAGGGACACATTCATTTCCCTTCCAGGGATTCATCTCGTGCCAAAAAGGTTGGGTGATGCCAAAGAGAATATGCGCCAGTTTTCAAGTCTGATCAGCAAGGGGCTTATCCCGAACAGGATTGCTGGAGGGTTTTCCCAGTATAATACGGTTGATGCATCCCTGTGGTTCATACAGGCGCTAAAATCCTACTATGATTATTCAGGGGATCTTAACTTTGTCCTTGAGATGAGGGGGACAGTCACCGAGATACTGGAATATTACAAAAACGGCACTTCTTACTTTTTGCATGGAGAAGGCCAGGCCATAAAAATGGATTCTGAGGACTGCCTGATAATGAGCCCCGCACAGGCAACCTGGATGGACGCTGACTTTTCTTTTAACGGCACTAGTCCAGTCACGCCAAGAAATGGAAAGGCGGTTGAGGTTAATGCCCTGTGGTATTCAGCCCTGAGGTTTGCTGCTTGTCTTGAGAGGCGGTTTGGCGGAGCAGATAAGGCGGTTGAATATGGCCGGCTTGCCGATAAAGTAAGGCAATCATTTAACCTAAAATTTTGGAACCCGGAAGAAAAAGCGCTAAGGGATTGCATTGAGGGTGACCCCCACGGGGGAGCGATAAGGCCTAACATGCTTTTTGCAATAAGCCATGGAGGAGACTTGCTGCCCATAGACAGGAAAATCTTGGTTTTTGAGTGCGCAAAAAGGGACCTGCTCACTCCAGGTGGTTTAAGGACTCTTTCGCCAAGGGATTCGCACTATATAGGGACTTACAACACCCACCTTCCAATGCATGAAAAAGACAAGGCCTACCACCAGGGGACCGCCTGGCCTTGGATCATGGGAACTTACTGCGACTCCCTGGCAATTGTAAGGAGGCATCAGCAGAAAAGCAGCTCTGAAATTGCGCTTGAGATTGCTTCTGTTCTTGGCCCTCTGGTAAAATTCTGCATGGAAAGCAAGTTCAAATCCCTGCCAGAAGTCTTTTCTGGAAGCTTTCCATACGAGCCGGGAGGAACAACTGCCCAGGCATGGAGCAATGCAGAGGTTTTAAGGATTCTGGATAAGTACCGAGTTGTGCAGGAAATGAATGGTCTTTTGTAACCTTTTGCGAATATTTTTGAAATACCTATAATATACAAAAGCCTTACCTATGTATTATGGGTTGTCCTTTGCTGAAGATTTTTCTTTTTCAGCTGCTCATTCTGCCCTGCTTTGCAGGCGTTGTCATAAATGAAATTAGCCCATGGGGAAGGGATGCAGAGTGGGTTGAGATACATAACACGGGAAACGAGGAGGTAAATCTGTCGGGGTGGATAATTGAAACCCAGACAAGCATAAGGGACGTGGATTTTCCTGAAGGAGCCTTTCTGCCTGCTGGTGGCTTTCTTGTTGTCGGAGACAATGGTACTGGTGGCGGCTTTGAAACGCCGATAACGATTACGGATTCTGCAATATTTCTTGTATTGAGAAACAATGTGGGTGAGGAAATTAACAGGGTGGACCTGAGAGGATTGGATTTTGAAAGAAAAGACGGGCAGTCTTTGCAGAGAATAAGCCCCGACAGCCAGCTTTCAAGCAGCCCGGAAAACTGGATTCTGTCCAGCAATACAAAAGGGGAAGAAAATTTTCCTCCTGGTGCCTTGGTGGAAGCTTCGGAAATATTTTTGCCGGGAGAGGTTTTTGCAAATGAAACTTCCTCAATTGTTGTGACTGTTTCAAACAAAGGCATGTCGGAGGGGAGAAGCCGGAAACTGAGTTTTAAGGATTCTTCTGGCTTTGAGGCGGAAAGCATTTTTGACATTGGGCCAGTTTCCTTGAAAAATCTTTCCTTTGCTTGGACACCTTCAAGCCAGGGCACATATTCCCTCTATGCATCTATCGGCTCTTCAGAAATTAATCGCACAGCGCTTGTCTTAAAGAAGCCAGAAAAACTGGCAAAGCTCAGAATAAACCTTGCCGGAAACCTGAGCACTGGAGTTGAGTATAAAAACTTGTTCGCTCTGGAAATGGAAAACAAAAAAGCCCTGGAGGGAAGCTGCGCTGAGCCCGATACGGTTACAGTCGCTTACTCTGTTTTTGGGCCCGATGGAAGCATTCATTTGTCGGAAAGCTTTACCGTTGAAATTGGATGCACAAAGACTGCAGATACTGGAAGTTGGACGCCTGAGGAGCCGGGCATACACACACTTTGCGGCCATATAACGGGCTCGACTTCAGGATTTGATGCGAAGAATGTGTGCGGAAATTTTTCGGTTACCGGCACTAAAAAGCAAGCCGAAAATTTGTCTGTTTCGGTTGAGCAAAGCAGTATGATTGGTTCGGCGAAGAGTTCCGCTTCCAACAGCACGCCTGAAGGGAAGGAAGAATCCCTTGAGGATGACGGTGAGAAGACTTCCTCTGGCCTTCTGGAAGATGATTTGGAGACTTCAGACGAGTCTGAGGGGACCTTGGAGGAGGACGGCCTTGAAGAAGAAGGCGAGGGCACGCAGGCAGTATCAAAACCCATACTCGTCCAGATAATTGATATGGCTAGTGAGGTCATGGTGGGAAGCGAGTTTGAGTCCACAATTCTTATCGAAAACAACGGGGACACTTCGGTTTCCGCAAAGGTCTACTCTTACGCCTATAGCGGAAAAAACTGCATAACTGGCTCATGGACAAAAAATCGGCAGGATCTGCTTCTTGAATCAGGCGAGTCAAAAGAGATTTTGCTTGTAAATCATGTCGAAGAGGGAACTGTGCCGGGCACGTATCTTTTCAGGGCTCGGGTGAAGGTGGAGGAAAAAGACTACGACGCTGAGGGGGAAATTACGGTTACCGAGCACTCTGCGCCCGAGGAAGAAAACCTTCTCTTGGCCGGGGAAGCAAGACTTGAGGAAGCGGATTTGCAGCCCGTGCTTGATATCTGGAATGACACAAAGATCAGGATAAACCTCACCAACTGCGATGGCTGCTCCATGGTGATTTCTGGGCCCGCTGGCCTTAGAAGCGAAACCGAAAAGAAGTATCGGGTTTTTGACGCAAAGGGGAGCTATAATGTTCTTGTGCTAAAAGGCGGCTCGGTCGTTCTTAACGAAAGCTATTATTTTGGGGACACCTCCTTTGAGAATGAAGGCGGCGGCTCAAACGAAACAAACCTTTCTTCAAATACCACTTACCGCCAGGAAGTTTCGACAGGAAACTTTGCAAAGCAGGAAAATAAGAGAGGGCTTTTTGGATGGCTTAAAAGCACTATTGGTGGTATAGTATCGGCTATCATAAATGCTATGGCTTCTTCGATTTCAGCTTAACTTATGAGGCCTTTTTTGAGTCGTAAAGGAGCGATGCTGCGCCAAGTATTGGCAGGTCGGGGTTAGTGCTGGTTTCTATCTTAAGCCGCCCGTAGCTTCTGGAATACACAGATTCTTCAAGGGATTCCCACATGGCTTTTTCGAACGCCGCATAATTATTTGCAATAGAGCCCCCAAGAACAATCAGTTCTGGGTCAACAGAGTTTACCACCATTGCAAGGCCCTTTCCCAGGTGGTACCCGAACTCCTCGACAAGCTTAATCGCCTTCTCGTCGCCAGATTTTGCTGCAGAAAACACCTCCTCGGGATTCAAGCCCTGCTTTCTGAAAAACTCTGCCGAACAGTAATCCTGGAGGCGCGCGTCAAGGTAAGGCATTTCCCCGAATTCACCTGCACCGCAGTTATTCCCTGCGATAAGTTTTCCGTTGGCTATAACGCCCCCGCCAAGGCCGGAGCCGATAGTGAGTGCAACCAGGTTTTCGTATCCCTGGCCCTTTCCATAGTAGTGCTCGCCTAAAGCCCAGCAGTTGGCGTCATTATTGACGAGAACAGGCACTTTGAATTTGTCCCCGATAATTTCCCCGAGGGGCACTTCGTAAAGCGCAGGAATGTTTGTGGTTTCGTAAACTTTCCCGGTCTTTGTGTCGACAATTGAGGGGTATCCTATTCCGATTGCCTCCAAATCTTCATCTTTCAGGGACTCTATAAGCCGGTAAATCTGGCCCATAACCTCTTCCTGGCTGCCCTGCGCGTTTGTCGGGACTTTCTCGAATTTTGAGACTCCTGCCTCAGAAACCTTTCCCCCCTTGATGCTTGTTGCTCCGACATCAATTCCTATTACTGACATAATTATATCTGCAGGACTATTTATACTTAAGTACTACTATTTAGTAACACTTCTAAGCATCTCTTACCTTTTTTCCCAAAAGAAACCAGAAATTCCGGAATCCGTGCAT
This genomic window from Candidatus Aenigmatarchaeota archaeon contains:
- a CDS encoding HD domain-containing protein, which codes for MEERTRKIISFLQEIEKCKLVERKVYCSDLKRRESDAEHSWHLAMFLVLFEKNLPKELDLLKMLKMALVHDLAEIYAGDIFAFDTEGRKGKKEREERSAEKLFSGLPEDLKEELWQLFGEFEEAKTSEAKVVQSFDKLQPILQNLCSNGLSWKENSISVEDVNAYKKVFMEHDPFILDLYRRLLSTANEKKLMADKPAQSKI
- a CDS encoding NUDIX domain-containing protein, with product MYDPKKAHYISATAIVVRDGKFLIAKRSPSEKAFPGKWTVPGGKLETSDYLNRSRDTSEHWYNIFEKLVEREVLEEVGLKIKNLNYLTSMAYIRPDGIPTIIVSFFADYCTGEVRLCSDLTKHAWVTLEEAKDYDLIEGIYEELEMLDKILKGEGPGKWQKKALL
- a CDS encoding lamin tail domain-containing protein, whose translation is MGCPLLKIFLFQLLILPCFAGVVINEISPWGRDAEWVEIHNTGNEEVNLSGWIIETQTSIRDVDFPEGAFLPAGGFLVVGDNGTGGGFETPITITDSAIFLVLRNNVGEEINRVDLRGLDFERKDGQSLQRISPDSQLSSSPENWILSSNTKGEENFPPGALVEASEIFLPGEVFANETSSIVVTVSNKGMSEGRSRKLSFKDSSGFEAESIFDIGPVSLKNLSFAWTPSSQGTYSLYASIGSSEINRTALVLKKPEKLAKLRINLAGNLSTGVEYKNLFALEMENKKALEGSCAEPDTVTVAYSVFGPDGSIHLSESFTVEIGCTKTADTGSWTPEEPGIHTLCGHITGSTSGFDAKNVCGNFSVTGTKKQAENLSVSVEQSSMIGSAKSSASNSTPEGKEESLEDDGEKTSSGLLEDDLETSDESEGTLEEDGLEEEGEGTQAVSKPILVQIIDMASEVMVGSEFESTILIENNGDTSVSAKVYSYAYSGKNCITGSWTKNRQDLLLESGESKEILLVNHVEEGTVPGTYLFRARVKVEEKDYDAEGEITVTEHSAPEEENLLLAGEARLEEADLQPVLDIWNDTKIRINLTNCDGCSMVISGPAGLRSETEKKYRVFDAKGSYNVLVLKGGSVVLNESYYFGDTSFENEGGGSNETNLSSNTTYRQEVSTGNFAKQENKRGLFGWLKSTIGGIVSAIINAMASSISA
- a CDS encoding ROK family protein, with the translated sequence MSVIGIDVGATSIKGGKVSEAGVSKFEKVPTNAQGSQEEVMGQIYRLIESLKDEDLEAIGIGYPSIVDTKTGKVYETTNIPALYEVPLGEIIGDKFKVPVLVNNDANCWALGEHYYGKGQGYENLVALTIGSGLGGGVIANGKLIAGNNCGAGEFGEMPYLDARLQDYCSAEFFRKQGLNPEEVFSAAKSGDEKAIKLVEEFGYHLGKGLAMVVNSVDPELIVLGGSIANNYAAFEKAMWESLEESVYSRSYGRLKIETSTNPDLPILGAASLLYDSKKAS